TAATATAGAGCCTAAAATAACTCTCATTCTATCACTTTCTTGTTCACTTTTTTTATTTAATTGTTCTCTAGTAGTATCTAATTTGGTGTTAAGTTGTTCGGATATTTGATTGAGTTTGCCTTTTAATCCTGTAATATTGGTATAGCCTATAATTAGTTCTAGCTCTGCCATTTCTCCAAAATGATAAGCATACTGGTCTAACCATTTTATATAAAGCTCTCTTTTGTCTTTATTATAGACTTGTTGTTGTATTGTGTTTTTTAGTAGCTCAACAGCTTGAGCATGTGTAGTAATATACTTTGTGTTTTTTCTGATAATGAAGTCTTTTTCATGTCTTCTTATCATCAATATTTTATCTAATGGAAGAGTAGGATTTTGAGCATTTTCTATATAATGAATTAGTGTTCTCATTTTTCCTGTTATACCAAAATCTTCAAATCCTTTTTTATAAATGAGCTTAGAAGCCGAATCAAATGTATTTTGATATTTTTTTGTTTGGATAAGAAGTGCTTCTAGTTCTGAATCTATCTCTTTTTCTTTACTAATTAGTTCTGTGTTTTGGACTTTTTTTATATTTTCTTCAAATTCTTTTATTAGGAAATTATTATCTGTCAAGAACTTACTTTTTCCACCAGAATCATAAAAACGAGGATTAATAGATTCATAACTAAAGAAATCTCTTTGTAATTTATCTATTTTTTGGAGTTTTAATTGAGCATTATTTAAGCTCATACTCAAATCTGTTAAGCTATTTATCTGCCTGTCATACCAAAAAATGCCTATCAAGATAGATAAACTAGTAAGAGCCAATAAAATAATAGAAAATATGAGTTTTGACTTGATGGAAGAAAACATAATGTAAAAATGCTAAAAAATAGAACTTGATAACTTTTTTGATAGTCATCAAGTTCGCATTCTGTTTCTTAAATGATTTGATGTTAGTTATTCTATAATAGAAAAACAGAACATTTTGTTTTATATAATTTAAGACATAATTTTCTTTTTCATGCGTTCATATTCTTCGTCTGTCAAGATTCCTTTCGCTTTTAGGTCATTGAGTTCTGCAATTTTGGCTTCTTTTAAAGCTTTTTCTTCTTCATCTTCCTTTTGTTCTTTCGATTCTTTTGTAGATTCATTTTTAGGAGCTTTCGTTTCTCCTGCTTTGTTTTGAAACTGATGTTCATATTTTCCGTCTTTGGGTGCATTTGGGTCAGTTTCCATGGCTGGCTTACCTTTTTTACCTAAATCTGTGTTTACTTTCTTCTCTTCATTATTCATAGAATTTTTTGCTTTGTCTTTCATTTCAGCAGCATATTCTTTTCCTTGTTCGAATTTTTCTTTGTAGAAATTTTTGAATTTTTCGGTATCAATATCAAATAAATCTCCTCCAGATTCAAAATGCTGAACAAATACACTTCCAATGGCATAAGTAGAAGCTCCTGATAAAACGACCATTGCGCCACCCCCTAAAAAAGAACCAATAATAGGAATCGTTTTGACTGCTGATGCACCCATTCTGACAAGCGTACCACCTGCAAGCATTGAAATAAGGGATTTTCCCATATTTTCGCTCATTTCAAAACCATATAAATTAGAAATTTGCTTTAACATTTCGTACTGCATAGCAGAAACAGCAATCGTATCTAAAAAAGGAATTGGAATTGCGCCCATTCCCATAGACCATAAAACATGTTTTTGAACGATTCCTTCGGCTTGAACTTTAGCTTGACTCATAATATTTTTGTGATTGATAATTTTTTGATGAAATTTTTTATTGACAGTATAATAAATCCTTAACGGAATATAAGCAAATGATGTTTTGCTTTAATGAAAAAAAGGAAAAAGCATATCTCTTTTCCTTAAATATCAATTATTTTATAAACTGACGTTACGCAACGATAAAAATTCTTGTATAAAAGGAAACCCACGATTAAAATCGTGGGAAAACAAGCACAGAATAGTAAAAAATAGCATGTTTTATTTTCCCCATAACTAAGTTATGGGTTTCGTTTTTGCCGTTATTGGTGTCTAACCAACGACCTTATCACCTAATTATTTAAATAATTTTCTGTTTTCTTTCAAATATTCTTTTGCTTCTTTTTTTGTTGGGTGTTTACGGTCTGCATGGTCTTTTATTTTTTCGTAATAACCTTGTGCAGCTTTGTAATCTTTTTCTATGTGTGCAATTTGTCCTAGATATGACAAAGAATATAAGTAATAACCTGAATCTTGTGCATCCGAACTTTCTCCAAATTGTACAGCTTGTTCCAAATATTTTTTGGCTTCTTCATAATTTTTCAATGCTCTAAAATTATGTGAACCCAAAAAGAAAGCTGCATAACGTCCGATTGTACCTTCATATCCAAAAGCTTTTTGTTCGATAAGTTCTAAGGCATTTTTAGATTCCTCAATGGTTTTGTTTCCATCCCCTGTCATATATAAAAGTTTTAAGTATTGACGATGAAAAAAGGCATTTTTTGGATAACTTTGATGTAAATATCCTGCTAAATTCAATGCCTTTTCTCTGTATATTGGATTTTCTTTTGCTTCGCCATCATAAATACGAATCAGAAAAGTTTGTGCTTCTGTTTTGGTATAAAATCCTTCTGCTGTTACTTCTTCTAATTGTTTTATTCCTTTTGCTTTATCACCATCTTTGAAAAACCAAAAGATAGGTTTTAGTTCTCCATAATTTTCTGGAATCCATTCTACATAATAGTTGTATAAACCATCTCCAAAGAGTAATTCTGGACTCAAATCACCATATCCTCTAGCATCTTCTAAGTAATTCAATGCTCGTTTTCCAGCAATAGTGGCAGCCGTCCAATTTCTTCTATTCGATTCTAAACGTCCTTTAAAGGCATAAGCAGCTGATAAAAAGAAAGCTGCTTCTATCTGTTTTGGAGATTTTTTTTCTGCATTATCATATATTTTTTCTGCATAGGTGATTGTAGTATCCATATAGTTATTAAAAACACCATCATAACTTTTGTCGTCTTCATTAGGCATCATTTTCCAAAAATTACTTAATCCCATCAAAAAATAGCCAAGTGGATGTTTGGGATAATGTCTTTTAATCCATTGAAACTGACTTTCAGCACTTCTAAAGTCAAAATTGTACATATCATTTAATCCTTGCGTTGCTTCTATCTGAATCGCCATGCTGTTGATGAGCATTTCGACACTATCTGGGTGAGGCAAATCTTGTGCTTTTGCTTGTTGCAAAGAAGAACTGAAAAATATTGAGAATAATGGAATGAGAATATAGAGTAAATTTTTCATTGCTTGATATTAGTGAGTGAGATAGGAATTTTAATATAAATTGTTTTTACTTAAACTCTAAAAAAGAACTTTAGATAAAGTAAAATCATTATTTATAACTACTCTAAATAACAAAATCATACCAAGTTTTTCAGTTAGTAATTATCAGTTACCAGTAATTAGTAGAATAAAATACAATTTTATTTATATTTATTTTTAACTCCTATTGCCCATTTTAATCCTAAATAATAAAGAATCAGCATTGTAATATAAATAAAAATTCCTAGCAAAAGATGACTTTGAGAATAGTCAATATAAGGAATCAAAAGAGGTAAGAATTTTATTGAAATAACGATTCTACCCGTATTTGCAATAATGGTAACCAGCCAAGCCAAACCAAAAACAGCTATAAAAGAATAGAAAAATTGCCACAAATTAGTTACTTTTTTGTACAAAAGAAAAGTTCCCAACAACAAAGCCATCAGCCAAAAATTAAGACCTGAACAGCTTTTATCAATAATTGTAATCGGCAGAGTGTGAGTACAGACATAGCCTTCATTCTGCAAAAAATCAAAATTTAGTCCTGTAATTTGTTCTACCCAAATCGTCGTAGGTTTCAAGAGCCAAACCGAATATTCTACATCAAGATTTGTAAAATACCACTTGAAAGCAAAACCAATACAGAAAACTGTGAATAGGAAAGTTAATCGTAGTTTTTTCATCTTTAAAATGAATCTTCTTCTTCGATAATATTTATTTCTGGTTGAGTTAAAACTTCTTTGCGAACCTCACTCAAATCTTCTGTATGTAGAATTTCATAAACCTCATGAATCCATTTCTCAAATTCTTTGTCTTTAAATTCATATTGTCTGTAATCTCCACATAAAATACGATGTCCATTTCTAGCAGCCCAAACTCTTGGAGTAAAATTCATATTATGAATTGAGATAAAATATTTTTCATCTTCTAAGGTAAAAGGTTCTTTCATTAAAATTACTGTTTTCTAAAATTTAAAAGTATTTCAATACTTTCTTTCTTATTTTCATGATAAATAGGCTGATGAAAATCATTAAGACGATTCAAAAGTGAAATAAGCTGTCGTTTTTCATCTTCTTGCAAATCTCCCACAATAAGTTCTCCTATCTTTTGCATTCTTTCTACATGAGCAAAAAAGATTCCTCTTCCTGCTTCGGTAATGAATAAAGACTTGCTACGCTTATCTGTAAGTGATTTTTGTTCTGTTATAAAACCATTCTTTTTGAGGCGTTTCAAAATTTCTATCCCTGTTGTTTTTTCGTGAATATGATAATCAATAATTTCAGTTTTGGTGCTTCCTGCTTTCAAAAGAATACTTCCCAAGTAAGTAAAATCATCTAAAGTAGTCAAAAGACTATCTTCTAAAGCTTTTTTTGTATAAAATTTTGCAAAACGATACATAAAACCAATAAACTTTCCGATGATACTATCTAAGGTTTCACCTGTTGGTTCTAGTTTTATTTCTTCTTTAGACACATGGCTGTGTGTCTTTTCATACAACCACTTTGAGAAAATAGCTAAGTCATTTTTTTCTAATTTTTGCCCTGTTTGGGTTTCGTATTCTTGAGCTTGATTTATAAGCTGATGTAAAATATCGTAGTTCATTTTTTTTACTGTGTATATCGCTCGTGGGGACACCATAGCGGTTAAGCTATTGTTTATTCTACCATTATCAACGTCTTGTTATCTTCGATAACTGACGATTGCTAAGGTAAAATAAACAAAATCAGCACTTTTCTCCCTTAGCAATCGTGTATTTTCGAAGAACTTTTAAGTCGGCGAAGCCAAAATGGACGTTGATAATGGGAAAAATAGAGTACAGTTTTCTTGACTTGACGGCTATGGTGTGGACACTAGCAATGGATAAGTCTTTTTCTGCTTTTTCAAGAAAAGCTAACCCTACCGTTGCTCGTGTCTCTAATTAGTTAACTTTAAAATAAAATTTAGTATATTAACGTACTAAATTGAAAATAGTTTTCTATAAATTTAAGAAAATAATTATTCAAATCTAAAACAATTCTCAATTATTGAGGTTAGATTTGCATTCTGAAAAGAAAACACTTTCTGCAATTCTCTTATTTAATACGTAAACATACTATAAATTTAAAACTATTTTTTTATTTTATCAAAAATTCGAATGACTACTTCAAAATTTTACTATTTATTTTTTGCACTATTTTTTAGTGTTTGTATTTCTACTTTTGCACAAGACAATTCAACAGAAAATATAGTTGAAGAAGAAGACCCAACTAAAAAACAGAAATCAGTAAAAAAAGGAATTGTACAAGGAACAGTTAGAGATAAAGACACTCAAGAACCACTCATTGGCGTTTCGGTTATTGTTTTGGGAAGCGATCCTATTATTGGCGTAGTTACAGATTTGGAAGGAAATTATAAATTAGAAATTCCTGTTGGAAGTTATAATTTGGAGGCTTCTTATGTCGGTTTTGCATCGCTCAAAAAATTTAATATTGTTGTCAGTACAGGTAATGCAAATAATGTCAATTTTGAGCTTTCTGAATCAGCTTCTAATTTGGAAGGTGTCGAAATTGTAGCACGAAAAGCGACTTCGGCTTCTCCTACAACCGTTGAAAGTCCACTTTCAACACAAAGATTGACGACAGAAGAAATAAAAAGCAATCCGGGAGGGAATTTTGATATTTCTCGTGTTGTACAGGCTCTTCCAGGGGTGGGAAGTACAAGTGGTTCGGTTGGTGGTTTTCGCAATGACATTATTATTCGTGGTGGTGCGCCAAATGAAAATATCTATTATTTAGATGGAATTGAAATTCCTGTTATCAATCATTTTGCGACACAGGGAAGCGCAGGAGGACCTACTGGAATTTTGAATGTGTCTTTTATTGAAGATGTAACGCTTAGTTCGTCGGCTTTTGAAGCTCGTTATGATAATGCGCTTGCTTCTGTCTTTACATTCAAACAAAAAGAAGGAAATTCGGAGCGTTTGCAAGGAAATATCCGTCTTTCAGGAACAGAACTAGCAACTACTTTTGAAGCTCCTTTAGGAAAAAAAACGACTATGCTCTTGTCTGCTCGTCGTTCGTATTTGCAGTTTTTATTCGAAATTATTGACCTTCCCATTCGTCCAAACTATTGGGATTTTCAATATAAAGTAACCCACAAATTCAATGAAAAAACTACACTTACAGCCATTGGAGTTGGTGCGATTGATGAATTTACCTTTGAAGAACCAAGAGAATCTACACCAGAAAATGAATATGTTTTGCGTTCAAACCCAAGTATTAATCAATGGAATTATACGACAGGTTTTGCGCTTAAAAGATTGGTGAAAGATGGTTATGTAAATGTAGCCTTGAGTAGAAATATGTTTGATAATCGCCTTGACCAATTTGAAGACCGACAAGAAACCGAAGAGTTTAGAACGCTACTTTTAGAATCTCAAGAAATTGAAAATAAATTGCGTATTGATGTAAATAAGTCAAAAAATGGCTGGAAATACGCTTATGGTTTAGTCGGTCAATATGTAAAATTTAATAATAATATTTTTAGCAGAGTAAGAAAGGAATTGAGAGATTCGACAGGAACTATTATTCAGCCACAAGTTTTGCTCAATTATAATTCTGCGATTGATTTTTTTAGATATGGAGCTTTCGGACAGGTTTCCAAAACGGTTTTGAATAATAAATTAGGTTTATCTTTTGGTGTTCGTACTGATATGAATACCTTTACAAAAACAGGAAATAATCCATTAGAAACACTTTCGCCTCGTTTTTCGGCTTCCTATTATCTGAACGATGAATGGTCAATTAATGGTTCTGTGGGTCGTTATTTCAAACTTCCAATTTATACTGTTTTGGGTTTTCAGAATGAAAATGGCGATTTTGTCAATAAATCAAATAAATATATTTCTTCTACGCATTATGTTTTGGGAACGGAGTTTTTGCCACGAGCAAGTACACGTTTTACAGTAGAAGGTTTTTATAAAAATTATGCAAACTATCCTGTTTCGGTGCGTGATGGCATTTCACTTGCCAATCAAGGAGGAAATTTTGGTGCAATTGGCAATGAGGAGGTCGCAAGCATTGGAGAGGGAAGAGCCTACGGAGTAGAATTTTTATTTCAACAAAAACTAATTAGTAAAATCTTTGCTGTCTTTTCTTATACATTTGTAAGAAGTGAATTTTCAGGAACAGATGGGCAGCTTATTTCTTCGGCTTGGGACAATGGACATTTGATTTCGGCTATTTTGGGGCGAAAATTTGGCAGAGGTTGGGAAATGGGTTTGAAATACCGTTTTGCAGCAGGTGCGCCTTATACGCCTTTTGATTTGTTGGCTTCTCAAAGAAATTACTTGACAACTGGAAATGGAGTTTTGGATAATTCTCGTCTGAATTCTGATCGACTAGGAAATTTTAGTCAGTTTGATTTTCGTTTAGATAAAAAAATCAATTTCAAACGATTGACTTTAGATTTATATATTGATATTCAGAATGCTTTTGTACAGGCTTCTCCTGCTTTTCCTCGTTATACATTTGCCAGAACAGATGATAATTCAGGTTTCCAAACTACCGACGGACAACCAATAAAAAATGACGGCTCAAATGCAATTCCTACTATTTTAGAAAATAGTGATCCAAGTGTTTTGCCTACTATTGGATTTATTTTGGAGTTTTAAACTTTTTAATGCAGAAAATAATATATAGAAATGTTATTTTATATATTTAAATTTAATATATTTTTTTATGGAAAAATGCTAATTCTAAATTAATCGTAATAATATTTAATAGTAATACTTTTTTTATAGAAAATGATGTATATTAGTTACTGTAAATATTTTTTTATAACTAAAATTACTTTTTTATGATTATTTATGAGAGCGTTTTTTCACGTTTAGAATTTTTTAAAGATGATAACTTCATAGAAGCAACTTGGTTTGCTACAACTGAAGATATGACACCAGAACAATATAAAGAAGCAATGACAAATTATTTGAAGTTTGCCTTAGAATTCAAGCCTAAGAGAGCGTTGGTGAATCTCCAAAACTTTTTATTTACTGTTTCTCCAACATTGCAAGAGTGGACAGAGAGTACTATGGCTAAGTCTCTTTTGAAATTGGGATGGAAAGAAATGGCAATGGTAGTTAGTCCAGAATTTATATCACAACTTTCTGTAGAACAACTTATGGAGGAAAAACTACATCAGAATTTTACCACAAAATACTTCCCAACTAAAGAAGAAGCAAGAAAGTGGATTATGAGTTTGTCTGATAGTAAGTCGGTATAAATTATTTGGCTCTTCCGACTTTTTAGCGAAACATCGTGTGTTCACTTCCTCAGAACTGAACACACAATTTTTATTTTCATGAACATTACCTGTATTTTATATTCAAATATAATTAGTGCCAAAAAAAATAACATGATAAACTTAAAAAATGACGATGAACTCTCGTGGTCATCGGTTGTAGCGAATAACACAATGAATAGAAAAAGAGTAGCTTTAGGTGTGAACAGCTATGAGAAAGACATCAAAATTAATATTGAATCGTATTTGAAAGGGATTAAAAATGAGCAAGAAGTTCGCTGGATAGATTTATGTTGTGGAGAAGGGAATGCCTTATTAGAAATTGCAAATATTCTCAAAAAAGAAGCTAATAGTTCTAGGTATAAGTTAGAAGGAATAGACTTAGTTGGATATTTCAACCCATCTGTTTTCGAAGTTGAAAATATATTAGAAATTAGCGAAATAAACTTATCAGATTGGACAACAGATTTCAAATATGATTTGATTACCATTGTACACGGATTGCACTACATTGGAGATAAAATGAAGTTGATAAGATACGCAGCAAGTAGATTGAAAAGTGATGGAATATTATTGGCTAATCTTGACATAAAAGATATAGAAATTACAAATGAAGCAGATAGTAAAAAGGCAATTCAAGAATATTTTCAGAAAGAAGGTGTAGATTATAATTTAAAAACTAAACTTCTGAGCATAAAAGGAAATAAAAATATGCAAGATGATTTTGTATATTTAGGTGCAGATGATAAAGCTGGAGCAAACTATACAGGTCAAGACATCGTAAAATCATACTATAAAAAATAAAATCAATCAAAGAATAAAACTAATATTGGTAGTAGTGTTATTTTAGTAGCAATGAAATAAATTTTAATGAGAGAAACAGAAACATATTATCCACAAACCAAACAGCAATGGAGAGAATGGTTAGTTACAAATCATATTCAAAAAGATGCTGTTTGGCTTATTTTTT
This is a stretch of genomic DNA from Bernardetia sp. MNP-M8. It encodes these proteins:
- a CDS encoding tetratricopeptide repeat protein, whose protein sequence is MKNLLYILIPLFSIFFSSSLQQAKAQDLPHPDSVEMLINSMAIQIEATQGLNDMYNFDFRSAESQFQWIKRHYPKHPLGYFLMGLSNFWKMMPNEDDKSYDGVFNNYMDTTITYAEKIYDNAEKKSPKQIEAAFFLSAAYAFKGRLESNRRNWTAATIAGKRALNYLEDARGYGDLSPELLFGDGLYNYYVEWIPENYGELKPIFWFFKDGDKAKGIKQLEEVTAEGFYTKTEAQTFLIRIYDGEAKENPIYREKALNLAGYLHQSYPKNAFFHRQYLKLLYMTGDGNKTIEESKNALELIEQKAFGYEGTIGRYAAFFLGSHNFRALKNYEEAKKYLEQAVQFGESSDAQDSGYYLYSLSYLGQIAHIEKDYKAAQGYYEKIKDHADRKHPTKKEAKEYLKENRKLFK
- the xrtK gene encoding exosortase K encodes the protein MKKLRLTFLFTVFCIGFAFKWYFTNLDVEYSVWLLKPTTIWVEQITGLNFDFLQNEGYVCTHTLPITIIDKSCSGLNFWLMALLLGTFLLYKKVTNLWQFFYSFIAVFGLAWLVTIIANTGRIVISIKFLPLLIPYIDYSQSHLLLGIFIYITMLILYYLGLKWAIGVKNKYK
- a CDS encoding DUF697 domain-containing protein codes for the protein MSQAKVQAEGIVQKHVLWSMGMGAIPIPFLDTIAVSAMQYEMLKQISNLYGFEMSENMGKSLISMLAGGTLVRMGASAVKTIPIIGSFLGGGAMVVLSGASTYAIGSVFVQHFESGGDLFDIDTEKFKNFYKEKFEQGKEYAAEMKDKAKNSMNNEEKKVNTDLGKKGKPAMETDPNAPKDGKYEHQFQNKAGETKAPKNESTKESKEQKEDEEEKALKEAKIAELNDLKAKGILTDEEYERMKKKIMS
- a CDS encoding TonB-dependent receptor → MTTSKFYYLFFALFFSVCISTFAQDNSTENIVEEEDPTKKQKSVKKGIVQGTVRDKDTQEPLIGVSVIVLGSDPIIGVVTDLEGNYKLEIPVGSYNLEASYVGFASLKKFNIVVSTGNANNVNFELSESASNLEGVEIVARKATSASPTTVESPLSTQRLTTEEIKSNPGGNFDISRVVQALPGVGSTSGSVGGFRNDIIIRGGAPNENIYYLDGIEIPVINHFATQGSAGGPTGILNVSFIEDVTLSSSAFEARYDNALASVFTFKQKEGNSERLQGNIRLSGTELATTFEAPLGKKTTMLLSARRSYLQFLFEIIDLPIRPNYWDFQYKVTHKFNEKTTLTAIGVGAIDEFTFEEPRESTPENEYVLRSNPSINQWNYTTGFALKRLVKDGYVNVALSRNMFDNRLDQFEDRQETEEFRTLLLESQEIENKLRIDVNKSKNGWKYAYGLVGQYVKFNNNIFSRVRKELRDSTGTIIQPQVLLNYNSAIDFFRYGAFGQVSKTVLNNKLGLSFGVRTDMNTFTKTGNNPLETLSPRFSASYYLNDEWSINGSVGRYFKLPIYTVLGFQNENGDFVNKSNKYISSTHYVLGTEFLPRASTRFTVEGFYKNYANYPVSVRDGISLANQGGNFGAIGNEEVASIGEGRAYGVEFLFQQKLISKIFAVFSYTFVRSEFSGTDGQLISSAWDNGHLISAILGRKFGRGWEMGLKYRFAAGAPYTPFDLLASQRNYLTTGNGVLDNSRLNSDRLGNFSQFDFRLDKKINFKRLTLDLYIDIQNAFVQASPAFPRYTFARTDDNSGFQTTDGQPIKNDGSNAIPTILENSDPSVLPTIGFILEF
- a CDS encoding methyltransferase domain-containing protein, with protein sequence MINLKNDDELSWSSVVANNTMNRKRVALGVNSYEKDIKINIESYLKGIKNEQEVRWIDLCCGEGNALLEIANILKKEANSSRYKLEGIDLVGYFNPSVFEVENILEISEINLSDWTTDFKYDLITIVHGLHYIGDKMKLIRYAASRLKSDGILLANLDIKDIEITNEADSKKAIQEYFQKEGVDYNLKTKLLSIKGNKNMQDDFVYLGADDKAGANYTGQDIVKSYYKK
- a CDS encoding STAS/SEC14 domain-containing protein, which gives rise to MIIYESVFSRLEFFKDDNFIEATWFATTEDMTPEQYKEAMTNYLKFALEFKPKRALVNLQNFLFTVSPTLQEWTESTMAKSLLKLGWKEMAMVVSPEFISQLSVEQLMEEKLHQNFTTKYFPTKEEARKWIMSLSDSKSV
- a CDS encoding MarR family winged helix-turn-helix transcriptional regulator translates to MNYDILHQLINQAQEYETQTGQKLEKNDLAIFSKWLYEKTHSHVSKEEIKLEPTGETLDSIIGKFIGFMYRFAKFYTKKALEDSLLTTLDDFTYLGSILLKAGSTKTEIIDYHIHEKTTGIEILKRLKKNGFITEQKSLTDKRSKSLFITEAGRGIFFAHVERMQKIGELIVGDLQEDEKRQLISLLNRLNDFHQPIYHENKKESIEILLNFRKQ